One window of Bacteroidia bacterium genomic DNA carries:
- a CDS encoding SRPBCC domain-containing protein, which translates to MKEKIQMEFSVNTSAKILYPRLSTPSGLSEWFADDVNARGSDYSFIWQNSVQKAKLVASKDAKFIRFKWDEDEGESEDYYFEFKIETQEMSGDTSLIITDFADPADKNDTINLWESQVGELKRALGL; encoded by the coding sequence ATGAAGGAAAAAATTCAAATGGAATTTTCTGTAAATACATCTGCAAAAATACTTTACCCGAGGTTAAGTACTCCAAGCGGTTTGTCGGAATGGTTTGCAGACGATGTAAATGCTAGAGGAAGTGATTATTCTTTTATATGGCAAAACTCTGTTCAAAAAGCTAAATTAGTTGCTAGCAAAGACGCTAAATTTATTCGCTTTAAATGGGATGAAGATGAAGGTGAATCTGAAGATTATTATTTTGAGTTTAAAATAGAAACTCAGGAAATGTCAGGTGATACTTCGCTAATTATTACCGATTTTGCTGATCCTGCCGACAAGAACGATACGATAAACTTATGGGAGTCTCAGGTAGGTGAATTAAAACGTGCACTAGGTTTATAA